A stretch of Mucilaginibacter terrae DNA encodes these proteins:
- a CDS encoding glycoside hydrolase family 2 TIM barrel-domain containing protein, with amino-acid sequence MQLLPLLPSLKKSIGALLLCACLTPAKAQKPAWLDETNTEENRMKMHSSYFSYESEAQAAKNSWQSSANYQSLNGAWKFFWAQQPDGLPKNFESVGFNDSGWKNFNVPGNWEMNGYGFPIYTTSGFEFTYLMPNKTANPPMVPMNVNNTGVYRREVVVPDNWNGKEVILHVGAAKSNLSVWVNGKYVGYGEDSKLPSEFNISPYLNKGKNLIVMRVMRWCDANYIEDQDMWRLSGITRDCYLMARNPVHLYDVELIPHLDSLYKNATLTTTLTLNRKPQTSVTADVELNDNSRVVLTRTVKIDTSASLTFNLPVTAPKLWTGETPNLYDVVVKLRNAKGEIIEVIRQKVGFREVEIKNGLFMVNGKPVIIKGVNRHETDPVTGQTITREAMLKDIQLMKKFNINAVRTSHYPNSEVFLDLCDQYGIYVVGEANIESHGMGYDITQTMANRPTWMQAHLRRCQRMIERDKNHASIVIWSMGNEAGNGYNFYSCYLWMKERDPSRPIQYERAVADYRNLIWEWNSDIIDPMYPTPAGMLAYVKNNPKPKRPFIMCEYAHAMGNSLGNFTDYWDIIRKNKNHFQGGFIWDFVDQCFQRVNAKGDTVYTYGGDYEDKEAITDWNYAAKGIFYANRTPYPHAWEMKKVYQDIHTTLISGNKLEIYNEKFFTNLSDVKLDWEVVVNGKKVQQGSLANVNVRAQQTASFNLPLKNLPAGEAFLNLSFKTKDAQPLVPAGYEIATEQLSLGGSYKNAIAVKGEGGLNMKEGDGKLTISSSGVKVSFDQKTGFLTSYEVGKQQYIDAKAALKPNFWRAPNDNDFGASLQTKLKAWKNTTEKPVLKSLTSTIENNVAVVKAEYDLPEVFSRLSVDYTLNAKGELLTHQKLTVLDTSKKVEMLPRFGMQWILPAGFNSIEYYGHGPYENYQDRNFASNVGLYKQTVDAQFFPYVTPQETGNKTGVRWYKVSNGKGKGLQVTSNTMLSVGALHYFDSDLDDGDKRHQRHAADLVKRPQTQWNIDFKQMGVGGIDSWRSRPMSQYQLPYGNYEFSFLIKPL; translated from the coding sequence ATGCAACTACTACCCCTGTTACCATCCTTAAAAAAAAGTATTGGCGCTCTGCTGTTATGCGCTTGCCTAACTCCTGCAAAAGCACAAAAGCCCGCCTGGTTAGACGAAACCAACACCGAAGAGAACCGCATGAAAATGCACAGTTCATACTTCAGTTATGAAAGCGAGGCTCAGGCTGCCAAAAACAGCTGGCAATCATCGGCTAATTATCAAAGCCTTAACGGTGCCTGGAAATTCTTTTGGGCCCAGCAGCCCGATGGTTTACCCAAGAACTTTGAATCGGTTGGATTTAATGATAGCGGCTGGAAAAACTTTAATGTACCCGGTAACTGGGAAATGAACGGTTACGGGTTTCCCATCTATACCACATCGGGCTTTGAGTTTACTTACCTCATGCCCAACAAAACGGCCAACCCGCCCATGGTACCCATGAATGTGAACAACACGGGCGTGTACCGCCGCGAGGTTGTGGTACCCGACAACTGGAACGGCAAAGAAGTGATATTGCACGTAGGTGCTGCCAAATCAAATCTTTCGGTTTGGGTAAACGGTAAATATGTAGGCTACGGTGAGGATAGTAAACTACCATCGGAGTTTAACATTTCACCATATCTTAATAAAGGCAAAAACCTTATTGTAATGCGCGTAATGCGCTGGTGCGATGCCAACTACATTGAAGACCAGGATATGTGGAGGCTAAGCGGTATAACCCGCGATTGTTATCTCATGGCCCGCAACCCGGTGCATTTGTACGATGTTGAGCTTATTCCTCATCTCGATTCGTTGTACAAAAATGCTACGCTTACAACTACACTTACCCTAAACCGTAAACCACAAACGTCGGTAACGGCTGATGTAGAACTTAATGACAACAGCCGGGTGGTATTAACCCGCACAGTTAAAATCGATACCTCGGCTTCGCTTACATTTAACCTACCAGTTACCGCCCCCAAATTATGGACCGGCGAAACACCCAATTTGTACGATGTAGTGGTAAAACTGCGTAATGCCAAAGGCGAGATAATTGAGGTAATCCGTCAAAAAGTCGGCTTCCGCGAAGTTGAAATTAAAAACGGGCTGTTTATGGTGAACGGCAAACCGGTAATTATTAAAGGTGTAAACCGTCACGAAACCGACCCGGTTACCGGGCAAACCATTACCCGCGAGGCCATGCTGAAAGATATTCAGCTGATGAAGAAATTCAACATTAACGCTGTGCGTACCAGCCATTACCCTAATAGCGAGGTATTTTTAGACCTGTGCGACCAGTATGGTATTTACGTAGTGGGCGAGGCCAATATCGAATCGCACGGTATGGGCTATGATATTACCCAAACCATGGCCAACCGCCCAACCTGGATGCAGGCACACTTGCGTCGCTGCCAGCGCATGATTGAGCGTGATAAAAACCATGCATCCATCGTTATATGGAGTATGGGTAACGAGGCCGGTAACGGGTACAACTTTTATTCGTGCTACTTGTGGATGAAAGAGCGCGACCCAAGCCGCCCCATACAATATGAGCGTGCCGTGGCCGATTACCGCAACCTGATTTGGGAGTGGAACTCGGACATTATTGACCCTATGTACCCAACACCTGCCGGTATGCTGGCTTATGTTAAAAACAACCCCAAGCCTAAGCGTCCGTTTATTATGTGCGAGTATGCCCATGCCATGGGCAACTCGTTAGGTAACTTTACCGATTACTGGGACATCATCCGCAAAAACAAGAACCACTTTCAGGGCGGCTTTATATGGGATTTTGTTGACCAGTGCTTTCAACGTGTAAATGCCAAGGGCGATACCGTATACACCTACGGCGGCGATTATGAAGACAAAGAAGCCATAACCGATTGGAACTATGCCGCCAAAGGTATTTTTTATGCCAACCGCACTCCGTATCCGCACGCCTGGGAAATGAAAAAGGTCTATCAGGATATTCATACCACGCTAATTAGCGGCAATAAATTAGAAATATACAACGAAAAGTTTTTTACCAACCTGAGTGATGTAAAGCTGGATTGGGAAGTAGTGGTTAACGGAAAAAAAGTGCAGCAAGGTTCGTTAGCCAACGTAAATGTCAGGGCACAGCAAACGGCATCTTTCAACTTGCCTTTAAAAAATCTTCCGGCAGGCGAAGCATTCTTAAACTTGTCGTTTAAAACTAAAGATGCACAGCCGTTAGTACCTGCAGGCTACGAAATTGCAACCGAGCAGTTAAGCCTGGGCGGTAGTTATAAAAATGCCATTGCTGTAAAAGGAGAGGGTGGTTTAAACATGAAAGAGGGCGATGGTAAACTCACCATCAGTTCATCGGGTGTAAAGGTGTCGTTCGATCAAAAAACGGGCTTTTTAACAAGCTACGAAGTGGGTAAGCAACAATACATTGATGCCAAAGCAGCGCTTAAACCTAATTTTTGGCGTGCACCCAACGATAATGATTTTGGCGCAAGCCTGCAAACCAAGCTCAAAGCATGGAAAAATACCACCGAAAAGCCTGTTTTAAAAAGCCTGACTTCAACCATTGAAAACAATGTGGCTGTGGTGAAGGCCGAGTACGATTTGCCCGAGGTTTTCTCGAGATTGAGCGTTGATTATACCCTTAACGCTAAGGGTGAGTTATTAACTCACCAAAAATTAACCGTGCTCGATACATCAAAAAAAGTAGAGATGCTGCCCCGTTTTGGTATGCAGTGGATATTGCCGGCCGGGTTCAACAGCATTGAATACTACGGCCACGGCCCTTACGAAAACTATCAGGACCGCAACTTTGCCAGCAATGTGGGCTTGTACAAGCAAACGGTTGATGCGCAGTTCTTTCCTTACGTAACCCCGCAGGAAACCGGGAACAAAACCGGCGTGCGCTGGTACAAAGTAAGCAACGGTAAAGGCAAAGGCCTGCAGGTTACGTCGAACACGATGCTAAGCGTGGGTGCCCTGCACTACTTCGACAGTGATTTGGATGATGGCGATAAACGCCACCAACGCCACGCGGCCGACTTGGTTAAACGCCCGCAAACCCAATGGAATATTGATTTTAAACAAATGGGTGTAGGAGGTATTGATAGCTGGCGTTCACGACCAATGAGCCAATACCAGTTGCCTTACGGTAATTATGAGTTCAGTTTTTTAATTAAGCCGCTTTAA
- a CDS encoding prolyl oligopeptidase family serine peptidase → MHPQLKFTHKLYLTASLAFGLLTGTASAQQRAGAQYFPSRDEMLKNYAHATLTDSAVKNTVFKTTVIPAWKPDGKGFIYRNIVSKDSSAQYVYVDAEKGTRQTAFDADKLTAALSTASGTTVSKDRLVLYDLKWLTDGSTLEFRYKNRFYNVNLNIYAATLVATKPTQPYRWRGRRDSISPDKKWVAFIKDYNVHIRPVNGGEAVKLSTIGTKEKPFGELRWAPNGHYLIGFHTDPRELKKVYHILTSLPNTTRGELRSQPYAQPGDEFTSYEMYTFDVASHKEQKVKEEKIDFLGVPDLSWEKDGRHFIYEKADRGHQRYRIIEVDAQTGTARTLIEEKTKTFIYEQRIYMKHLPATDEIVWSSEKDGWRHLYLVDTKVGKIKNAITSGNWVVRSIDSIDAVKREVWFTASGMNKGEDPYFIHYYRIGFNGKNLISLTPAAANHQATFSNDKKYFTDTYSTINTAPVTALYRTIDGKKVMDLEQADISKLMATGIKLPEVFVAKARDGVTDCWGILCRPSNFDAQKSYPIIEYIYAGPHDSFVPKSFRAWSEMQSIAELGFMVVMLDGMGTANRSKAYHDVCWKNLADSGFPDRILWMKALANKYSYLDTTRVGIFGTSAGGQSSTGALLSHPEFYDCAVSACGCHDNRVDKQWWNEQWMGYPVGPHYAEQSNVTNAHKLKGNLLLIVGEADMNVPPESTYRVVDALIKANKEFDLLTVPGMGHSDGGPYGRRKLRDFFVKHLMGVDPPNRNL, encoded by the coding sequence ATGCACCCTCAACTCAAATTTACACATAAGTTATATCTTACTGCCTCACTTGCCTTTGGCTTGTTAACAGGCACGGCTTCGGCGCAGCAGCGTGCGGGTGCGCAATATTTCCCCTCGCGCGATGAAATGCTGAAGAACTATGCCCACGCCACGCTGACCGATTCGGCCGTTAAGAACACGGTTTTTAAAACCACCGTTATACCAGCCTGGAAACCAGATGGCAAAGGATTTATTTACCGTAACATCGTTTCAAAAGACAGTAGCGCACAATACGTTTATGTAGATGCCGAGAAGGGCACTCGCCAAACCGCGTTCGATGCTGATAAATTGACGGCGGCACTAAGCACAGCAAGCGGCACTACGGTTAGCAAAGACAGGCTGGTGCTGTACGATTTAAAATGGCTGACCGATGGCAGCACGCTCGAGTTTCGTTACAAGAACCGCTTTTATAACGTCAACCTAAATATTTATGCAGCTACATTGGTTGCTACCAAACCCACTCAACCTTACCGTTGGCGTGGTAGGCGCGATAGTATATCGCCCGATAAAAAGTGGGTGGCTTTTATTAAAGACTATAACGTGCACATACGCCCGGTAAACGGTGGAGAGGCTGTTAAGCTAAGCACCATCGGCACCAAAGAAAAACCTTTTGGCGAGTTGCGCTGGGCACCAAACGGGCATTACCTCATAGGTTTTCACACCGATCCGCGTGAGCTGAAAAAGGTATACCACATTTTAACCTCGTTGCCCAACACCACCCGTGGCGAATTGCGCTCACAACCCTATGCGCAACCCGGCGATGAGTTTACATCTTACGAAATGTACACGTTTGATGTAGCCAGCCACAAAGAACAAAAGGTAAAGGAAGAAAAAATAGACTTTTTAGGCGTGCCCGATTTAAGCTGGGAAAAGGATGGCAGGCACTTTATTTATGAAAAAGCCGACCGTGGCCACCAGCGTTACCGCATCATAGAGGTTGATGCCCAAACAGGAACCGCCCGCACATTAATCGAAGAAAAAACCAAAACGTTTATATACGAGCAGCGCATCTATATGAAACATTTGCCTGCCACGGATGAAATTGTATGGTCATCAGAAAAAGATGGCTGGCGGCACCTGTATTTGGTTGATACCAAGGTAGGCAAAATTAAAAATGCCATAACCAGCGGCAATTGGGTGGTGCGTAGTATTGACAGCATTGATGCCGTTAAACGCGAGGTATGGTTCACCGCCAGTGGCATGAACAAAGGCGAAGATCCATACTTTATCCACTATTACCGCATCGGGTTCAATGGTAAAAACCTCATTAGCTTAACCCCGGCAGCAGCCAATCACCAAGCGACCTTCTCCAATGATAAAAAGTACTTTACCGATACCTATTCTACTATTAATACCGCACCGGTTACGGCGTTGTACCGCACTATTGATGGTAAAAAGGTAATGGATTTGGAGCAGGCCGATATAAGTAAATTGATGGCAACCGGGATTAAACTACCCGAGGTTTTTGTGGCCAAAGCCCGCGATGGCGTAACCGATTGCTGGGGCATACTCTGCCGCCCTTCAAACTTTGATGCGCAAAAGAGTTACCCCATTATCGAGTACATTTATGCCGGGCCGCATGATTCATTTGTGCCCAAAAGCTTCCGTGCCTGGAGCGAGATGCAAAGCATAGCCGAACTGGGCTTTATGGTGGTCATGCTGGATGGTATGGGCACGGCCAACCGTTCCAAAGCGTATCATGACGTATGCTGGAAAAATCTGGCCGATTCAGGTTTCCCCGACCGTATTTTATGGATGAAGGCACTGGCCAACAAGTATAGCTACCTCGATACTACCCGTGTGGGTATTTTCGGTACGTCGGCCGGTGGGCAAAGCTCAACCGGTGCGCTATTGTCTCACCCCGAGTTTTATGATTGCGCGGTATCGGCCTGTGGTTGCCATGACAACCGGGTTGACAAACAATGGTGGAACGAGCAATGGATGGGCTACCCTGTTGGTCCGCATTATGCCGAGCAATCCAACGTAACCAATGCCCATAAACTGAAAGGCAACCTGTTACTTATTGTGGGCGAGGCCGATATGAATGTTCCGCCCGAATCGACCTACCGTGTAGTTGATGCGCTGATTAAGGCTAATAAGGAATTTGACCTGCTCACTGTTCCGGGAATGGGGCATAGCGACGGAGGGCCGTATGGCCGCCGCAAACTGCGCGACTTTTTTGTGAAAC